Proteins found in one Mycoplasma ovis str. Michigan genomic segment:
- the rpsL gene encoding 30S ribosomal protein S12, which produces MPTLAQIAKHGRQRKKKKSKSQALQESWNSLRNRSIKRPNPLKRGVCIKVSTMTPKKPNSALRKFAKVRVSNNHEVLAYIPGEGHNLQEHHVVIIRGGRVKDLPGVKYHIVRGKLDAAPVDKRKKERSKYGVKKEKKN; this is translated from the coding sequence ATTCCTACATTAGCACAAATAGCTAAACACGGGAGGCAGAGAAAGAAGAAAAAGTCTAAATCACAAGCTTTACAAGAGAGCTGAAATTCTCTTAGAAATAGATCTATAAAAAGACCTAATCCCTTGAAAAGAGGGGTTTGTATTAAGGTTTCTACTATGACACCAAAGAAACCTAACTCCGCTCTAAGAAAATTTGCTAAGGTTAGAGTTTCCAATAACCATGAGGTTCTTGCATATATCCCTGGCGAGGGGCATAACCTGCAAGAACACCATGTAGTAATTATTAGAGGTGGTAGAGTTAAGGATCTTCCTGGAGTTAAATATCACATAGTGAGAGGAAAGTTGGATGCCGCTCCAGTAGATAAAAGGAAAAAAGAAAGATCTAAATATGGAGTTAAAAAAGAAAAAAAGAACTAG
- a CDS encoding HIT family protein: MCIFCDISSNLSEQSNLIKEGKHVFIIPDKHPVTEGHSLVITKEHYQDFSSCSDEALKEAVILAKEYSKQLQKENPKIQGFNFVSNQGSKAKQVIFHFHLHIIPRY; the protein is encoded by the coding sequence ATGTGTATATTCTGCGATATATCTTCAAATTTATCTGAACAATCAAATCTAATTAAAGAGGGAAAACATGTTTTCATAATACCAGATAAGCATCCTGTAACTGAGGGCCACTCCTTGGTAATAACTAAGGAACATTATCAAGACTTTAGCTCTTGTTCTGATGAGGCTCTAAAAGAGGCAGTTATTCTTGCCAAGGAATATTCAAAACAATTGCAAAAAGAAAATCCCAAAATTCAGGGATTTAACTTTGTTTCTAATCAAGGTTCGAAAGCTAAGCAAGTAATTTTTCACTTTCACTTACATATAATCCCAAGATATTAA
- the pgsA gene encoding CDP-diacylglycerol--glycerol-3-phosphate 3-phosphatidyltransferase, with protein MLTKSRFFLGFLSIFFYFLFVVLGEKQKGLFSVSYSNHKQAGAFLIVSFIFLICSIITDYYDGVLARKWKCESNFGAVFDPLADKILVSSFLVLFSASSLVHWIIPVLSIYREISIEFIRYKLKKIGVWLAASKTAKWKTTIQFAGVVLGFLVSSSWGKEILNVFFIISLLFSFKSFVKYLKIYWDYFGIKK; from the coding sequence TTATTAACAAAGTCTAGATTCTTTTTAGGTTTTCTTTCAATATTTTTTTATTTTTTATTTGTTGTTTTAGGTGAAAAACAAAAAGGTTTATTTAGCGTAAGTTATTCTAATCACAAACAAGCAGGAGCCTTTTTAATAGTCAGTTTTATTTTTTTAATTTGTTCCATAATAACTGACTATTATGATGGAGTTTTGGCTAGAAAATGGAAATGTGAATCTAATTTTGGAGCAGTTTTCGATCCTTTGGCAGACAAGATATTAGTTTCATCTTTTTTAGTCTTATTTAGCGCTTCCTCTTTAGTTCACTGAATAATACCTGTTTTGTCTATTTATAGGGAAATCTCTATAGAGTTCATTAGATATAAATTGAAAAAAATAGGAGTTTGATTGGCGGCTAGCAAAACTGCTAAGTGAAAAACCACAATTCAATTCGCAGGAGTAGTACTAGGATTTTTAGTATCAAGTTCATGAGGAAAAGAGATATTAAACGTGTTTTTCATTATTTCTCTTTTATTCAGCTTTAAGTCTTTTGTGAAATATCTAAAAATTTATTGAGATTATTTTGGAATTAAAAAATAG
- the cdaM gene encoding diadenylate cyclase CdaM, giving the protein MGLEVGTFIISFFTFILIFCYVSIKKVWFKKYIWKFFRKRNISVSEFENFIFSLSSALLKFSKKKVGALIVIEKFQNLQDYINTGYKVQANFFSDFLYNIFQNKESAMHDGGVIIRGLEIQSASCYFPIYSHRNIPHEYGSRHRAALGITTETDAIALLVSETTGKILFSEGGKFQELESENVKLLAKSLSQVLSYYIE; this is encoded by the coding sequence ATGGGCTTAGAAGTTGGTACATTTATTATTTCTTTTTTTACATTTATTCTGATTTTTTGCTATGTTTCCATCAAAAAAGTTTGATTTAAGAAATATATTTGAAAGTTCTTTAGAAAAAGAAATATTTCAGTTTCAGAATTTGAAAACTTTATTTTCTCTTTAAGTTCTGCACTACTTAAGTTTTCAAAGAAAAAAGTAGGCGCTTTGATAGTTATAGAAAAATTTCAAAATTTACAGGATTACATTAATACTGGATACAAAGTTCAAGCAAATTTTTTTTCAGATTTTTTGTACAACATTTTTCAGAATAAAGAGTCTGCAATGCATGACGGAGGAGTAATTATTAGGGGACTTGAAATTCAATCTGCATCTTGTTATTTTCCAATTTATTCTCATAGAAATATTCCACATGAATACGGCTCAAGACACAGAGCAGCTTTGGGAATTACAACAGAAACTGATGCGATAGCATTATTAGTTTCTGAAACCACTGGAAAGATATTATTCTCTGAGGGGGGAAAATTTCAAGAACTTGAGAGCGAGAATGTTAAGTTATTGGCAAAATCACTCTCTCAGGTTCTTAGTTACTACATAGAATAA